The genome window gaccagcttgtcgagtctcttcccttccgccgctgagatgctgctgctccagcagaccactccatagaaaatggccgatgttgTTCCTTATGCTGTTCCTTAGGAGTGCCACCTGCACTCCAAAGCacttgagtctccttagcagatgaagtctgctctggccctttcagtattgtgcatcggtgttttcagtccagtccagtttattgttgaggtagacaccaaggtacatataagaatccaccctctcgatgtctattccctggatgttcaccggcgtcggggggacatggctgcgcctgcggaaatctaccaccatctccctggtgttccccgcgttgatccggaggcggttccgctggcaccagtccacaaactccttgatcagttatcTTAACACCCTGTcttcgtcgcccgtgatgaggccggcgATGGAagagtcatcagagaacttctgtagataggagtctgcagagctgtgcctaaaGTCCGCAGTATACAGGGTGAAATAGAATGGCGCTagtagcactgttccctgcggaactacagtgctgcagaccaccctgtccaagaccaggtcctttgtcctcacatactattGTCGGTTGGTCcaaaatccaggatgtgaggtggtgatccactcccgtgcgctccagcttgccacCCAGAAGCcctggctggatggtgttgaattcactggagaaatcaaagaacatgattctcacagtgctatccggcttctccaggtgttgaagagctctgttccgcaggtagatgatgtCGTTCTCCACCCgacgcgagtctggtaggcgaactgctggactatgggtgctgtctgtacggagtttgtgtgttcaccCTGGACCTGCGTGTgttctctctgagatcttcggtttcctcccacattctaaagatgcacagacgtaaaattgtccctagagggtgtagaatagtgttaacgtgcggcgttcgctggtcggcgcagacccggtgggccgaagggcctgtttccgcgctgtatctctaaaccaaagaaGTAAAGCTAGTAACATAAAGCAGATATTTTAAAATCTCAAGTGAAAACTGCAAGCTAATTATAAAAATTGTTGTTATTTCTGAAATTTGCAAAtcgttattgctattgagggcgtgcagcgtaggttcaccaggttaattcccggaatggcgggactgtcgtatgttgagagactggagcaattaggcttgtatacactggaatttagaaggatgaggggggatcttattaggggagatgaggaagaactttttcagtcagagggtggtgaaggtgtggaattctctgcctcagaaggcagtggaggccagttcgttggatgctttcaagagagagctggatagagctcttaaggatagcggagtgagggggtatggggagaaggcaggaacggggtactgattgagagtgatcagccatgatcgcattgaatggcggtgctggctcgaagggctgaatggcctactcctgcacctattgtctattgtctattgtctattgacattcgcATTTGTTCCTCGACACCACTGAGGATTCATGGTGAAAGGACATATTTGTACCTGACTTGGATTGTCACCTGTTGCAATCCAATGTCATTCTTGTGAAGCGGGGTTTAAAAACAACAGTGTGGGAGAGTGGACAGAACGGCGAAATAGAGTGGGAGGCAACGCAGACAAAATTGAAAATTATGGAAATCAAACGATGTCGCCTGACGAGTATGACAAATCTGCTGCCAGATTGAGAGCATTCATTGCGCAGGTTTGTTTATCGTTATCCGAACTTTCATCGTCTTcggtaaaatatcttttaattaatTCTCTGCATGAAATATATTTGCAAGGTCAATAGAAACGATTTTTGACGACAGAGTGATATCATTCATAGTTCGTCAGCTGAATTTAACAAATAGCGAGAGTGCATTGATAATTTTTCCGATATAATAGTAATCGAACGTATCAATTTCAGTGTAACGAAAACGATTCACCTATCCCGGTGAATGCCGACATCTCCTGCACGGCTTTCAACTGACTTTTGATTTTTTTCATGTCTTGGTTCATCCGGGCTCCTTGTTCAGGACTGCCCCAATCCCAAAATTACGGTTCATGCCCGAAACACTCAGTCGGTTCCGATCGGTTGTCCCGGTCTTGAAGCAGTAACTGTTTCCCATTCCACATATGCACCCAGATCTGAAAGTTCTCATGTTTTATTTGCAGATTTCCAACACTCGCGGTTTTAGTGCATTCTCTCTAGtttcctctttttctctttccctcttttcCCCATAATTCGCACTGGACATCACATGTTTATTGAAACCAGGCCCAATTTTAGAGAAGCCCTTTCATGCTTGTTTTGACTTAAGGGAGGAATGAGTCTTCTGCAGCCCGTTTTCTGAACGTTCAGGATCTGAATAGAGATTCCGATTTGAAGCAGCGTGTTCCCACTCTGAGACGATTTATTAAATTCATACGCCCCTGGGCCCTTGTCGGCCTTCGGAGAACGCAGAGGAAGAACGTTCACATATGAGTGATTTTCCCAATTCTCACCGGTGGCCCTTATGAAAACGTTGCGCTCCACTAAATCACGCGACCTGTTCCCTCCATAAATCACCTCTCTCCTGCAAAGACCAACGTATCAATATTCCCGGGATGCCACATTCCCTGGATCTCATATTTCACCTCCAGGTCTGATCAGTatcttttctgttttgtttctctcttttacAGTTAActtggtggcgattgtgatcctgtcccgaggGAGGTGTGGTCTGTCCAAATgtatcactcgctacctggtgggaatggcagcggccgatctcctGGTCGTTATCTCTAACCCTTTATTGAGGAGGGTTGGTCAGAGTTACTTTCCGCTATCATTCCTGTACATTACACCCGTGTGCCGTCTCACCATCGTCTTACTTTCGACAGCCACGCATGTTTCCGTCTGGCTGACAGTCgccttcacctttgatcggtttgtggccatttgttgtgagcagctgaaaacaaaatattgcaccgagagaACGGCGGGTGTGGTTGTCACGACAGTGAGTGTGATGAGCTGTTTAGTCTCCATCCCTTTGTACTTTATTTACAGACCAGGAGAGGTTATTGATGGTGTCCCGTGGCGTTGTGTCGTCACGCGGGAGTTCAGTACTTCCGTCGCCTGGGCTGCATTTGACGTAACTGATCGCATTTTAACTCCGTGCATCCCGATTTTCCTGATTTTGCTGTTCAATGTTCTGACGGCCGCACGTATTTTAGTGGCCAGTAGAGCCCGCAGGGAGCTCCGGGGCTGCAGCAATGGAGAGAATGGTAAGGACCCAGAGATGGAGAAACGCAGCAAA of Rhinoraja longicauda isolate Sanriku21f chromosome 44, sRhiLon1.1, whole genome shotgun sequence contains these proteins:
- the LOC144612322 gene encoding putative G-protein coupled receptor 139, giving the protein MSPDEYDKSAARLRAFIAQVCLSLSELSSSSISNTRVNLVAIVILSRGRCGLSKCITRYLVGMAAADLLVVISNPLLRRVGQSYFPLSFLYITPVCRLTIVLLSTATHVSVWLTVAFTFDRFVAICCEQLKTKYCTERTAGVVVTTVSVMSCLVSIPLYFIYRPGEVIDGVPWRCVVTREFSTSVAWAAFDVTDRILTPCIPIFLILLFNVLTAARILVASRARRELRGCSNGENGKDPEMEKRSKSIVLLFSITGSFILLWITQFVYMVYRRIANVQIHSSYSDPNPITEQISFMLQVLSSCTNTCIYVLTQSQFREELKKAAKYPLNAFVKITKT